The Trinickia acidisoli genome includes a window with the following:
- a CDS encoding flagellar motor protein: MDLLTVIGALFGTAAIGVGFWLEGGHFTTLIQGEAFVIVFGGTLSAVMIQNTWARFFDGIKQLHLAFMKARHVDRDSLTMLLEWGDQAKLNGMLAFESIDATGISAFAKRGLELLANGVTTAVLEDSLHREIAAYERNRMAAARIWQQAGGYAPTFGILGAVLGLIQVTGHVLEPAQLGSGIATAFTATLYGLALANLVFLPLYGKIKAQVDSELRFRKLYMDGLLAISRKESPQTIETRLAAEVRERAAESLA; encoded by the coding sequence ATGGATCTGCTAACCGTCATCGGCGCGCTGTTCGGCACCGCGGCTATCGGCGTGGGCTTTTGGCTCGAAGGCGGGCACTTCACGACGCTGATTCAAGGCGAAGCGTTCGTGATCGTGTTCGGCGGCACGTTGAGCGCGGTCATGATTCAAAACACGTGGGCGCGCTTCTTCGACGGCATCAAACAGCTTCACCTCGCGTTCATGAAGGCGCGGCACGTCGATCGGGACAGCTTGACGATGCTGCTCGAATGGGGCGATCAGGCGAAGCTCAACGGTATGCTCGCATTCGAATCGATCGACGCGACGGGCATCAGCGCCTTTGCCAAGCGCGGCTTGGAACTGCTCGCGAACGGCGTGACGACGGCAGTGCTCGAGGACTCGCTGCATCGCGAGATCGCGGCATACGAGCGCAACCGCATGGCTGCCGCGCGCATCTGGCAGCAGGCTGGCGGCTATGCCCCGACGTTCGGTATTCTCGGCGCCGTGCTCGGCTTGATCCAAGTGACAGGGCACGTGCTCGAGCCGGCGCAGCTCGGCAGCGGCATCGCGACGGCGTTCACGGCGACGCTGTACGGTCTTGCGCTGGCCAACCTCGTGTTTCTGCCGCTATACGGCAAGATCAAGGCGCAAGTCGACAGCGAGTTGCGCTTCCGCAAACTCTATATGGACGGCCTTCTCGCGATTTCGCGCAAGGAGTCGCCGCAGACGATCGAGACGCGCCTCGCGGCCGAGGTGCGCGAGCGCGCGGCCGAGTCGCTCGCCTGA
- a CDS encoding type II toxin-antitoxin system MqsA family antitoxin, with the protein MKCPACGAAKLNRDTRDVPYTYKGESTVIPDVTGDFCPACGEAVLEMAASMRFGEAVTAFNKQVNAAIVDPKFIATVRKKLSLDQREAAEIFGGGVNAFSRYETGKTKPPLALVKLLKVLDRHPDLLAEVRAA; encoded by the coding sequence ATGAAATGCCCGGCATGTGGTGCGGCAAAACTAAATCGCGACACGCGAGACGTCCCCTACACATACAAGGGAGAGTCAACAGTGATTCCCGACGTGACCGGCGATTTCTGCCCGGCATGCGGCGAAGCGGTGTTAGAGATGGCAGCGTCGATGCGCTTCGGCGAGGCAGTAACTGCATTCAACAAGCAGGTGAACGCCGCGATCGTCGACCCCAAATTCATCGCGACCGTGCGTAAAAAGCTATCGCTGGATCAACGTGAAGCGGCGGAGATTTTTGGGGGTGGAGTCAATGCCTTTTCCCGATACGAGACCGGTAAGACGAAGCCACCGCTTGCACTTGTGAAGCTATTGAAGGTACTGGACCGTCATCCCGACTTGCTGGCGGAAGTGCGAGCGGCCTGA
- a CDS encoding YdcF family protein has translation MIIFTLFALFSAIFVLWRRARKAIAVAALVVFWLLSSGWLTAPLLAAVQHDALHSPPPRFGRRTVIVMLGGGTRYDRHGALVPKRDVLPRIATTASLYAQCKQQAQYCEVIVSGGNPQRHIASEADTYAPYLLGAHVARDDLVLENTSRTTYENAEHVARILRREHYDSLMLVTSAYHMPRALMDFRRFALAPDPVASSGRVARRGWLPRWSNLVAANIALHELIGMVQFHVYRALGWF, from the coding sequence TTGATCATATTCACTTTATTCGCGCTTTTTTCGGCGATTTTCGTGCTGTGGCGCCGTGCGCGGAAGGCGATCGCCGTCGCGGCGCTCGTCGTGTTTTGGCTCCTGTCGTCCGGTTGGCTGACCGCTCCGTTACTCGCCGCCGTGCAGCACGACGCCTTGCATTCCCCGCCCCCTCGGTTCGGCCGGCGCACGGTCATTGTCATGCTCGGCGGCGGTACGAGATACGATCGCCACGGCGCGCTCGTGCCCAAGCGCGATGTGTTGCCGCGCATTGCAACGACGGCGTCGCTGTATGCGCAATGCAAGCAGCAGGCGCAGTACTGCGAAGTCATCGTGAGCGGCGGCAACCCGCAGCGACATATCGCCTCCGAAGCGGATACCTACGCGCCTTATCTGCTCGGAGCGCATGTCGCGCGCGACGATCTCGTTCTCGAAAACACGAGCCGTACGACCTATGAAAATGCCGAGCACGTCGCACGTATTTTGCGCAGGGAACATTACGATTCGTTGATGCTCGTGACGTCGGCGTACCATATGCCGCGCGCACTGATGGATTTCCGCCGATTCGCGCTTGCGCCGGACCCGGTTGCGTCGAGCGGCCGAGTCGCTCGACGCGGCTGGTTGCCGCGCTGGTCGAATCTCGTGGCCGCCAACATCGCACTGCATGAACTGATCGGTATGGTCCAGTTCCACGTCTACCGCGCGTTGGGCTGGTTCTAA
- a CDS encoding MFS transporter, producing the protein MTSTQLRLLAVFSIGYFVSYLFRGVNLGFAPFLIHDLRLSATDLGTLTSLYFLGFAGAQIPVGVLLDRFGARRVTACTMLIAAAGALIFSSAGSLGAMMVGRFLIGVGVSACLGGAFKATAQHFAVGQLTFVNGIVMAAGGLGGVAVGAPLSWLLSIAGWRSVGAGLAVLTAVAAAAIWIGAPSAREAHPQTSLVDQFKGTWHVLSSRAFWKLAAFSGLTQSVFYAMQSLWVGAFLRDVSLRNFSLAGADAAAAGARAATLVSLLGAAFIAGNLGFGALARALERRGVSVYLSSGVTMLLFVAVQAMIAARVPLPDAVLWAAYGALGGTGILTYAVLAEHFPARLLGRVNTSFTLVIFLAIFALQIAIGAALGRWPVRDGHYPAAAHQTVWAVLVAMQIAAAVWYFVPAVRMRAAAAANMKV; encoded by the coding sequence ATGACTTCGACTCAATTGCGCCTGCTGGCCGTCTTCTCGATCGGGTACTTCGTTTCCTACCTGTTCCGCGGCGTCAATCTTGGGTTCGCTCCGTTCCTGATTCATGACCTGCGCCTGTCGGCTACCGATTTGGGGACGTTGACGAGCCTGTATTTTCTCGGCTTCGCGGGGGCCCAGATTCCGGTCGGCGTGTTGCTCGACCGCTTCGGCGCGCGCCGTGTGACCGCGTGCACCATGCTGATCGCCGCGGCGGGCGCGCTGATCTTCAGTTCGGCCGGTAGCCTCGGCGCCATGATGGTGGGGCGCTTTCTGATCGGCGTGGGCGTGTCGGCGTGCCTCGGCGGCGCATTCAAGGCGACCGCGCAGCATTTCGCGGTCGGTCAACTCACGTTTGTCAACGGCATCGTGATGGCGGCCGGCGGGCTGGGCGGCGTTGCCGTGGGAGCGCCGCTGTCGTGGCTGTTGTCGATCGCCGGTTGGCGTTCGGTAGGGGCTGGCCTGGCCGTGCTCACGGCCGTGGCCGCGGCGGCGATTTGGATCGGGGCGCCGTCTGCGCGCGAGGCGCATCCGCAAACCAGCCTGGTGGACCAGTTCAAGGGTACGTGGCATGTGCTGAGCAGCCGGGCATTCTGGAAACTAGCGGCGTTTTCCGGCCTCACGCAAAGCGTGTTTTATGCGATGCAATCGCTTTGGGTCGGGGCCTTTCTGCGTGACGTCTCCTTGCGCAATTTCTCTTTGGCCGGTGCCGACGCCGCCGCAGCGGGAGCACGTGCGGCAACGCTCGTGTCGCTGCTGGGGGCGGCCTTCATCGCGGGCAATCTCGGCTTTGGGGCATTGGCGCGGGCGTTGGAGCGACGGGGTGTGAGCGTTTATTTGTCGTCGGGCGTGACGATGCTGCTGTTCGTTGCGGTGCAGGCGATGATTGCCGCGCGCGTGCCGTTGCCCGACGCGGTGCTGTGGGCGGCATACGGCGCGCTGGGCGGAACGGGCATTCTCACTTACGCGGTGCTGGCCGAGCATTTCCCGGCACGGCTGCTCGGGCGCGTGAACACCTCCTTTACGCTCGTCATCTTCCTTGCGATCTTCGCACTGCAAATCGCCATCGGGGCGGCGCTCGGCCGCTGGCCGGTGCGCGACGGCCATTACCCTGCGGCGGCGCATCAAACCGTATGGGCGGTGTTGGTTGCCATGCAGATTGCCGCCGCGGTGTGGTACTTCGTGCCGGCCGTGCGGATGCGTGCCGCGGCCGCTGCGAATATGAAGGTGTAG
- a CDS encoding DNA-binding protein produces the protein MSNIQLDIEWTEAASRKIEKLMPRGSQEAFLALPPVECLPMEGDVLFLGPTGKQQPFIVVERQYHHDGDADWTIVLILDVPQAAH, from the coding sequence ATGAGCAACATCCAGTTGGATATCGAATGGACCGAAGCGGCATCGCGCAAGATTGAAAAACTGATGCCGCGCGGCTCGCAAGAAGCATTTCTCGCATTGCCGCCTGTCGAATGCCTACCGATGGAAGGCGACGTCCTATTCCTTGGGCCCACCGGCAAACAGCAACCGTTCATCGTCGTCGAACGCCAATACCATCACGACGGCGACGCCGATTGGACCATCGTCTTGATTCTGGACGTACCGCAAGCGGCTCACTGA
- the bamC gene encoding outer membrane protein assembly factor BamC, whose amino-acid sequence MTDLRFTSRFAALVLAGGLVAGCSTPSPTKVDYKSDSKSKEVSLAVPPNFLDEAADQRSLPPQGGETSALALAQVQKAAPPDNAVMPPVKGMHIQRDGTESWLVIDNRTPDEEWPRIRRFWQEQGFLLVVDQRDKHVLETDWNETRPQINLGILRNTLSKAMGNAYVAAERNKFRTRLESAPDGGTYVFISQKGMREALADTNNDTTQWEAKPNDPALELEYLKRLMAALALADARGDMAGPVVADVAPTAASATAATKAGKPDAAAAAIAARNATLAGQSSATQSGSTSAQYTSTELTLGESYDQAWSRVGIALDRSNFTVDDQDRLKGLYFIRYVDPEDKSSDEQGFWSQVFHGRKEKVAKQYRVNVKAVTEDQTRVSVVDDKGNVESTRPAKEIMSLLVDQLR is encoded by the coding sequence ATGACCGATCTTCGTTTTACTTCGCGGTTCGCCGCTTTGGTTTTGGCCGGCGGCCTCGTTGCCGGTTGCAGTACCCCGTCGCCCACCAAGGTCGACTACAAGAGCGATTCGAAATCGAAGGAGGTTTCGCTCGCGGTTCCACCGAATTTCCTCGATGAGGCGGCCGATCAACGCTCGCTGCCGCCCCAAGGCGGCGAGACATCCGCCTTGGCGCTGGCACAGGTGCAAAAGGCGGCTCCGCCCGACAATGCCGTGATGCCGCCGGTCAAGGGCATGCATATCCAGCGTGACGGCACGGAAAGCTGGCTCGTCATCGACAACCGCACGCCCGATGAGGAGTGGCCGCGTATCCGCCGTTTCTGGCAAGAGCAGGGGTTCCTGCTCGTCGTCGATCAGCGCGACAAGCACGTGCTCGAGACCGACTGGAACGAAACGCGCCCGCAAATCAACCTGGGCATCTTGCGCAATACGCTCTCGAAGGCGATGGGTAACGCCTACGTTGCGGCCGAGCGCAACAAGTTCCGCACGCGTCTCGAATCGGCGCCCGACGGCGGCACTTACGTGTTCATCAGCCAAAAGGGCATGCGCGAAGCGCTGGCGGACACCAATAACGATACGACCCAATGGGAAGCGAAGCCGAATGACCCGGCGCTCGAACTCGAGTACTTGAAGCGCTTGATGGCGGCACTCGCGCTGGCCGACGCGCGCGGCGATATGGCCGGCCCGGTCGTGGCCGACGTGGCGCCCACTGCGGCGAGCGCTACCGCGGCAACCAAGGCTGGCAAGCCCGATGCCGCCGCTGCCGCGATCGCGGCCCGTAACGCCACGCTTGCCGGGCAATCGTCGGCGACGCAAAGCGGAAGCACGAGCGCGCAATATACGTCGACCGAACTGACGTTGGGCGAGTCGTACGATCAGGCGTGGTCGCGCGTGGGTATCGCGCTCGATCGTTCGAACTTCACCGTCGACGACCAAGATCGCCTCAAAGGCCTTTATTTCATCCGCTATGTCGATCCGGAAGACAAGAGCTCCGACGAGCAAGGCTTCTGGAGCCAAGTCTTCCACGGTCGCAAGGAAAAGGTCGCGAAGCAGTACCGGGTCAACGTGAAGGCGGTGACCGAAGACCAAACGCGCGTCTCGGTCGTCGACGACAAGGGCAATGTCGAGAGTACGCGACCGGCAAAGGAGATCATGTCGTTACTCGTCGATCAATTGCGCTAA
- a CDS encoding transposase: MVFDDLRDNEWALVEALFCAEPARSERRGRPRVEARAVVNAVLWVLSTGEGWSKLPGRYPSPPTCRRRFDEWQADGTLVEIVKRLGTCGRQISLRGRIGTTAVKPPAPRTSDRLIGAFWTTPESWRAPAKVA; encoded by the coding sequence ATGGTGTTCGACGATTTGAGAGATAACGAATGGGCGCTGGTCGAAGCTCTGTTCTGTGCCGAGCCTGCGCGCAGCGAACGGCGTGGACGTCCGCGCGTCGAAGCGCGTGCGGTCGTCAATGCCGTTCTTTGGGTGTTGTCGACAGGTGAGGGATGGTCGAAGTTGCCGGGCCGCTACCCGTCGCCGCCGACGTGCCGGCGCCGCTTCGACGAATGGCAGGCCGACGGCACGCTCGTTGAAATCGTCAAGCGGCTGGGCACCTGCGGCCGCCAGATCTCGCTGCGTGGGCGCATCGGCACGACCGCGGTCAAGCCGCCCGCACCGCGTACTTCGGACCGCTTGATCGGCGCCTTCTGGACAACCCCTGAATCGTGGCGCGCGCCGGCCAAAGTGGCTTGA
- a CDS encoding SRPBCC domain-containing protein, which translates to MTDVPLFLGTFTPNRVWAARPERVFAAWPDPLLEAQWFAGPAQRRSLVRRSLVRRSMDFRVGGVEVLEVRFNESGMGTLYEARFHVIEPARRLVYDYDLHHAERFHSVTSSSISTCSMDTGARWCRKIRVRRSMHA; encoded by the coding sequence ATGACGGACGTCCCCCTTTTCCTCGGTACGTTCACGCCGAACCGGGTGTGGGCCGCCCGGCCCGAGCGGGTATTCGCCGCATGGCCGGACCCGCTGCTGGAAGCCCAGTGGTTTGCGGGCCCGGCGCAACGTCGGTCGTTGGTTCGTCGGTCGTTGGTTCGTCGGTCGATGGATTTTCGCGTGGGCGGCGTGGAGGTACTGGAAGTCCGATTCAACGAGAGCGGCATGGGAACGCTGTACGAAGCCCGCTTTCACGTGATAGAACCTGCCCGGCGCCTCGTCTACGACTACGATCTCCATCACGCGGAACGCTTCCATTCGGTGACGTCATCGAGTATCTCGACCTGTTCCATGGACACGGGAGCCCGATGGTGCCGCAAGATCCGCGTGAGGCGCTCGATGCACGCATGA
- a CDS encoding tetratricopeptide repeat protein, producing MSYFGIGLDVIVAIYFAVHVVRHQQNVYWLFVLFAFPMLGSLVYFFAVYLPSLRRSRGAHVAARAITQFVDPNRAVRESRAEFDRAPTVANRLRLGTALLEAGNAQEAMEHYQAAANGPFANDPALLFGLARAQFALSRYAAADTTLTRLFEADPQKRNQAEPALLYARTLAALDAPGTRAAFEAALACASDAAPRCLFADWLAAQPDEADRRRAAALFAEILQDGKHWPRYAREHNREWLQRAQAGLASTAGPIS from the coding sequence ATGTCTTACTTTGGAATTGGTCTTGACGTCATCGTCGCGATTTACTTCGCCGTGCATGTCGTGCGTCACCAGCAGAACGTCTATTGGCTGTTCGTGCTCTTTGCATTCCCGATGCTCGGCAGCCTCGTGTATTTCTTCGCGGTCTATCTGCCGAGCCTGCGTCGGTCGCGCGGTGCGCACGTTGCCGCGCGGGCGATCACGCAGTTCGTCGACCCAAACCGCGCGGTGCGCGAGAGCCGTGCCGAGTTCGATCGCGCGCCCACGGTGGCGAACCGCCTGCGGCTCGGCACTGCGCTGCTGGAGGCCGGCAACGCGCAGGAGGCGATGGAGCATTATCAGGCGGCTGCGAATGGCCCCTTCGCCAACGATCCCGCGCTCTTGTTCGGCTTGGCGCGGGCGCAGTTCGCACTGAGCCGTTACGCTGCAGCCGATACGACGTTGACCCGTCTATTCGAGGCCGATCCGCAGAAGCGTAACCAAGCCGAGCCGGCCTTGCTTTATGCGCGCACGCTCGCGGCGCTTGACGCGCCGGGCACGCGTGCGGCGTTCGAAGCGGCATTGGCATGCGCGAGCGACGCCGCACCTCGGTGCTTGTTCGCCGATTGGCTCGCGGCGCAGCCTGATGAAGCGGATCGCCGGCGTGCCGCTGCGTTGTTCGCGGAGATTTTGCAGGACGGTAAGCACTGGCCGCGATACGCGCGTGAGCATAACCGCGAGTGGCTGCAGCGTGCGCAGGCGGGGCTGGCGTCGACGGCAGGACCAATCAGCTAA
- a CDS encoding OmpA family protein, which translates to MSILADGKRLVSSEAGYDAHDQAEEHAERWLISYADLITTLMVFFLALYVLELAKDHDLQTKALEAQVASTRAQAATTTKVDARRTAQAALVALLKPLSDAHAITVDPSPQGVEIAINAKVLFNSGDARLLPDSIGVLDQVAQVLATHSAKNILVEGHSDSVPISNAKYASNWELSAARAGAVVRFFVDKGIEPHRLSAIGRADNEPLVLGDDAAARAANRRVTILVQY; encoded by the coding sequence ATGAGTATTCTGGCGGACGGCAAACGCCTCGTCTCGAGCGAGGCTGGGTACGACGCGCACGATCAAGCCGAAGAGCACGCTGAGCGCTGGCTGATTTCGTACGCGGATCTCATCACGACGTTGATGGTGTTCTTCCTCGCGCTGTATGTGCTCGAGCTCGCGAAGGACCACGATCTGCAGACGAAGGCGTTGGAAGCGCAGGTCGCGAGTACGCGTGCGCAGGCTGCGACGACAACCAAGGTCGACGCGCGCCGCACCGCCCAAGCGGCGCTCGTCGCCTTGCTCAAGCCGCTCAGCGACGCGCACGCGATCACGGTCGACCCGTCGCCGCAAGGCGTCGAGATCGCGATCAACGCGAAGGTCCTCTTCAACTCGGGCGACGCGCGCTTGCTGCCCGATTCGATCGGCGTCCTCGATCAAGTGGCGCAGGTGCTGGCGACGCATTCGGCGAAGAACATCCTCGTCGAAGGTCACAGCGACAGCGTGCCGATCTCGAACGCGAAGTATGCGTCCAATTGGGAGCTGTCGGCCGCGCGGGCGGGTGCCGTCGTTCGATTCTTCGTCGACAAGGGGATCGAGCCGCATCGGCTCTCGGCGATCGGCCGCGCGGACAACGAGCCGCTCGTGCTCGGCGACGACGCAGCCGCGCGCGCGGCCAACCGCCGCGTCACGATTCTCGTGCAGTATTGA
- a CDS encoding type II toxin-antitoxin system MqsR family toxin, producing MEKNTPHSKLPSVKALIEAGKVRMTTSAVIGARQLGFTESAMLAVAMSLTKADFYKSMTTYADHTVWQDVYRPSTVYGEVYLKLTVIDDVLIVSFKELWI from the coding sequence GTGGAAAAGAACACACCACACAGTAAGCTGCCTAGCGTAAAGGCGCTCATCGAAGCAGGCAAAGTGCGCATGACCACGAGCGCGGTGATTGGTGCGCGCCAGCTTGGTTTCACGGAATCGGCAATGCTGGCAGTGGCCATGTCTCTCACGAAAGCTGATTTCTACAAGAGCATGACGACATACGCTGATCACACGGTTTGGCAGGATGTGTACCGACCGAGCACCGTGTACGGCGAGGTGTATCTGAAATTGACGGTGATCGACGACGTGTTGATCGTGTCGTTCAAGGAGTTATGGATATGA
- a CDS encoding sulfite exporter TauE/SafE family protein — MLIALVVVAGLWAGLQNALAGGGSFVTLPALILTGMTPLAANITSTVALFPGQVMSGVAGRRLVSGANRLPFSVLFGVSVIGGALGGGLLLVTPSSVFARLIPWLVLFATAVFAWGSFFRRAKETTSHLSPRTAAFVQFLIAIYGGYFGGGIGFLMMAALTMAGLPTRNAGATKNALAGVMNAAAVAIFVTSSLLHWREAIALGIGAFVGGLAGVWALHRVNERVLRIAIICIGVALTIGLFLKPIS; from the coding sequence ATGCTGATTGCCCTCGTCGTCGTAGCCGGCCTGTGGGCCGGGCTGCAAAATGCACTAGCCGGCGGCGGCTCGTTCGTCACGCTGCCTGCGTTGATCCTCACCGGCATGACGCCGCTCGCAGCGAATATCACGTCAACCGTTGCGTTGTTTCCCGGTCAGGTGATGTCGGGCGTCGCGGGTCGGCGCCTCGTCAGCGGCGCGAACCGGCTACCGTTCTCCGTGCTGTTCGGCGTGAGCGTGATTGGCGGCGCGCTCGGCGGGGGTCTTCTGCTCGTCACGCCATCGTCGGTGTTCGCGCGGCTCATTCCGTGGCTCGTGCTGTTCGCCACCGCCGTCTTCGCCTGGGGTAGCTTTTTTCGCCGAGCGAAGGAGACGACTTCGCATCTCTCGCCGCGCACCGCCGCGTTCGTCCAATTTCTGATTGCGATTTATGGCGGCTATTTCGGCGGCGGAATCGGCTTCCTGATGATGGCGGCGCTGACGATGGCGGGGTTGCCCACGCGCAATGCGGGCGCCACCAAAAACGCGCTGGCCGGCGTCATGAACGCGGCAGCCGTGGCGATTTTCGTGACGTCTTCGCTGCTTCACTGGCGCGAAGCGATCGCGCTCGGCATCGGCGCCTTCGTCGGCGGCCTGGCCGGCGTATGGGCCCTGCACCGCGTCAATGAACGCGTGCTGCGCATCGCCATCATCTGCATCGGCGTTGCGCTGACGATTGGCCTCTTCCTCAAGCCGATTAGCTGA
- the scpB gene encoding SMC-Scp complex subunit ScpB: protein MNTQEAKIVLETALICAQEPLKVGDLRKLFADAVTADTVRALLEDLRKEWSGRGVELVGLATGWRFQSKPAMRSYLDRLHPEKPPKYSRAVLETLAIIAYRQPVTRGDIEEIRGVTVNTQVIKQLEDRNWIEVIGHRDVPGRPALYATTKQFLDDLGLKALDELPPLADPTTQSAVDLLAQHAIEFPEDAALAEAAAGEAEMARVDADDEGAHDAMDGERADDLLDAERIVDDGGTVHAANGSRDEGRGSRDAISNETGIEPQRRAQEGASPTVDSQSTDAVSERAPAREELADDTGALTDDEPASRSA, encoded by the coding sequence ATGAATACCCAAGAGGCGAAGATCGTCCTCGAGACTGCTTTGATTTGCGCGCAGGAACCGCTCAAGGTCGGTGACCTGCGTAAGCTTTTCGCCGATGCCGTTACGGCGGATACAGTCCGTGCGTTACTTGAGGATTTGAGAAAAGAATGGTCCGGGCGGGGCGTCGAGCTCGTCGGGCTCGCGACCGGCTGGCGCTTTCAAAGCAAGCCGGCGATGCGCAGCTATCTCGATCGCTTGCACCCGGAAAAGCCACCGAAGTATTCGCGCGCCGTACTCGAGACATTGGCGATCATCGCGTACCGGCAACCGGTCACGCGCGGCGATATCGAAGAGATCCGCGGCGTCACCGTCAACACGCAAGTGATCAAGCAGCTCGAGGACCGCAACTGGATCGAAGTGATCGGGCATCGCGATGTGCCGGGTCGCCCCGCGCTTTATGCGACGACCAAGCAGTTCCTTGACGATCTCGGGCTGAAGGCGCTCGACGAATTGCCGCCGCTAGCCGATCCGACGACGCAGAGCGCGGTCGATCTGCTCGCTCAGCATGCGATCGAGTTTCCCGAGGATGCGGCGCTGGCCGAAGCCGCGGCGGGCGAGGCCGAGATGGCGCGGGTCGATGCCGACGACGAAGGCGCGCACGATGCGATGGACGGCGAGCGGGCCGATGACTTGCTCGATGCTGAGCGCATCGTTGACGACGGCGGCACGGTACACGCCGCAAACGGCAGCCGAGACGAAGGTCGCGGCTCGCGAGACGCCATTTCGAACGAGACCGGCATCGAGCCGCAACGGCGCGCGCAAGAAGGCGCTTCACCCACCGTCGATTCGCAGTCGACGGACGCGGTGTCTGAGCGCGCACCGGCTCGCGAAGAATTGGCCGACGACACGGGGGCGTTGACGGACGACGAACCCGCGTCGCGAAGTGCCTGA
- a CDS encoding LysR substrate-binding domain-containing protein, translated as MATSLPPLQALRALEAAARRRSFSRAAEELHLTHSAVSHHLRGLEEQLGVELFRRAGARMIPTAAGAQLAERVRHSLDDLRDALDATRRGAQGARGATRLELSAMSDFLSIWLIPRLGDFYDRHPLIDLSLRMHADVIPPDPYSVDIGIWHRRVDEPGFEIRKLLDDQVIAVCSPSLLARYPNFRIEDLPSMPLLHFSRRSWRDFFEAAGLQAGEPERGPVFDDAGMMLQATVNGQGAATARLQLARGYLARGELVQLGHVRIPASLDYFFTWREGHPREAAILQFYRWLKGQLSG; from the coding sequence ATGGCCACCTCACTTCCTCCGCTTCAGGCATTGCGTGCCCTCGAAGCCGCCGCGCGCCGGCGTAGTTTCAGCCGCGCCGCCGAAGAACTTCATTTGACGCACAGCGCGGTCAGCCACCATTTGCGCGGGCTCGAGGAACAGCTCGGCGTCGAGTTGTTCCGCCGCGCGGGCGCACGCATGATCCCCACGGCGGCGGGCGCGCAGTTGGCTGAGCGCGTGCGTCACAGCCTCGACGACCTACGCGACGCGCTCGACGCCACCCGCCGCGGCGCGCAGGGCGCTCGCGGTGCGACGAGGCTCGAACTGAGCGCGATGTCGGACTTTCTCTCTATTTGGCTGATCCCTCGGCTTGGCGACTTCTACGATCGACATCCGCTCATCGATCTGTCGCTGCGCATGCATGCCGATGTCATACCGCCCGATCCGTACTCGGTCGATATCGGCATCTGGCACCGCCGCGTCGACGAACCGGGCTTCGAAATCCGCAAGCTGCTCGACGATCAGGTGATCGCCGTCTGTAGTCCCTCGTTGCTCGCGCGATATCCGAATTTCCGGATCGAGGATCTTCCGTCGATGCCGCTGCTGCACTTTTCTCGCCGGTCTTGGCGCGATTTCTTCGAAGCGGCCGGCCTGCAAGCGGGGGAGCCCGAACGCGGGCCCGTCTTCGACGACGCCGGCATGATGTTGCAGGCGACCGTCAACGGACAAGGCGCCGCAACGGCACGACTGCAACTGGCGCGCGGATACTTGGCCCGCGGCGAACTGGTACAACTCGGGCACGTGCGGATTCCGGCCTCGCTCGACTATTTCTTCACCTGGCGCGAAGGGCATCCGCGCGAAGCGGCGATCTTGCAGTTTTATCGCTGGCTCAAGGGGCAACTCAGCGGCTGA
- a CDS encoding glutathione S-transferase family protein, producing the protein MVPQDPREALDARMMADVFDDYVSAPMQRIVADALRSQDEHDPRGVADAHAVLDRSYDWLNARLKGNEWAACGQFTIADCAAAPALFYADWVHPITERRAALAAYRARLLSRPSVARVVDEARPYRRFFPLGAPDRD; encoded by the coding sequence ATGGTGCCGCAAGATCCGCGTGAGGCGCTCGATGCACGCATGATGGCCGACGTGTTCGACGATTATGTCAGCGCGCCGATGCAGCGTATCGTCGCCGACGCTTTACGTAGCCAAGACGAGCACGATCCGCGCGGCGTCGCCGATGCGCATGCGGTGCTCGATCGAAGCTATGACTGGCTGAACGCGCGTCTGAAGGGGAACGAATGGGCAGCCTGCGGGCAATTCACGATTGCCGATTGCGCCGCGGCGCCGGCGCTTTTCTACGCCGACTGGGTTCATCCGATTACCGAGCGCCGCGCGGCACTCGCCGCATATCGAGCGCGACTCTTGTCCCGCCCGTCTGTGGCGAGGGTCGTCGACGAGGCTCGTCCTTATCGACGTTTCTTTCCGCTGGGTGCGCCGGATAGAGACTGA